A segment of the Ipomoea triloba cultivar NCNSP0323 chromosome 1, ASM357664v1 genome:
taaggctgctgaacgttggtcatcaatgctgtcaatgctgaggagctgaacgttggtcatcaatgctgaggagttggaccgttgcgcattgatgctgaggagtgaggtgttgaATGGTTGGTTGAACGTCCATTGCCTTGCCTCTGGGTCTtgccagtggttccgggtcaggtgctgctagcctgattactctgtcaacTGCGATTAAAACTGTCCACAAAAAATTcacataatacaattctatgaTTGATGACTCCTCTTAACAATAGCTACTATTAGAATTGTCTACACAATTATTGTACAACTTTTTCACACAATACAATTCTATGATTGACGCTATTAGAATTGTCCACAAAATTATTGTCCAAAATTTTCACATAATACAATTATATGATTGATGACCCCTCTTGAGTCTTGACAATAGCTGTTATTAGAATTGTCcacttatataaattaatttccaGATAATACAATTCTTGAAAACAAGTGCACAGATATTTTGGGGGCCGAACTCAATGTGTAATTGACTTTGAAGACTAATTATGAGGCCTAGttttattttagagtttattttaaatttgatttttttgttgtgaattttttatttgtttcacttttagtatttttaaaaggttattattattattattattattattattattattattattattattattattattattattattattattattattgtatttacaAATATGGTTAATAATGTAGAATAatctgtcaattttttttataaaaaaatttaaattatattttgactTTACAATCTATGAAAGTAGTTTTATGTGTTTTGTtggtttaaaatttatttatggacacaaatataataatacccTAGTTAACTACTTGTACTTATTTGTGCGATAGGAAATGGAAAAGCaacaatatatgttttttttgatATATAATAGGGTAGAACACAACTTATGCAACTGGAACATTCACCTTCAATAAATTTGACGAACAAATAGAAAACATCTTTCCATTTCATAGTACTTAGCAATTTTCttgattatatatacacacacacagacatAGTATGCAAATTAAGATTAATGTTGTACTCAGTGAGTGGGAAATTCAAGACCAAACAATTGGCAAAGCGTGATATAAGGGAACAAGTCCGAAGGCTGCATTTTCTTGGACAGCAATGCAGAAACTTGGAACATGGTTGGTCGAGATCCTGGATTGAAATTCAGACATGAAAATGCTATCTTTGCAATCAACACCAATTCTTCCGCTTCATGCTTCCCAGGACTTGAAGGTCGAGGGTCCAACACCTCTTTCAAAACAAGGTTTTGGGTTTCAGACAACGAAGATGATGAAATGGATGCAACAAGGTCACCTGGATGTCGTCCCATAATCACTTCTAAAGCTATCACTCCAAAACTGAACACATCACACTTTTCATTCACCTCCATTGTGTAAGCAAACTctacaaataaaatcaaaacaggaataaaaaaaaaaaggtctttAATAACATTAGAGAAACCCCAGTTAAGTTCATCAGATTTTTTACTTGATAACTAAAATGTTATAAGTTTGACTCCTCGAGGGATTGGCCTATATATTGGCCTTATTGATTTGAGTCGATCAATTATTTACAATCTAGGTTGGCTCTACCTCTATGTGGCATGACAACGACTAGAGTCGCAAGGCAGAgtttacccaatgcacactGTACTCTTGGGTAGTGGCTGCAGGTTTCCCTCGGCACTCAAATAACTAAAAAGATTAGTATAATAAATACCTGGAGCAGTATAGCCAAATGTTCCAGCAAACGAAGTCCAATTCGATGAATTGGAATTCAAGAGTCTAGCCGTGCCAAAATCAGATATATGAGCCTCATATTCATGGTCAAAAAGAATATTCTTGCTGGATATGTCTCGGTGAACAATGGTAGGGAAACTACCATGGTGCATGTATGATAATGTTTTCGCCACAGCTTTAACAACATTCACCCGCTTAATCCAATCCAATTCTATTGATTTTTCATCATGGCTCAATACTTGCGCTAGGCTTCCACCTTTTAGGTACTCATAAACTAGGAACGAATGTCGCACATGAGAGCAAAAACCATACAACCTAACAACATTCCGATGCCTCACCTCACTTAAAGTACGAATCTCATTTGAAAAACTTTTGAAGTCCCGAGACTCATCTCCTTGTATGGATtcatttaacttttttacagcaAAAACCTCACCATTGGATAACTCAGCTCGAAATACACTTCCCGATCCTCCCACTCCAATGCAGTATCTTGAATCAAAGTTGTCTGTTGCTTCTACTATGCTTTCATATGCAATATTCCCATCAAAGTTCAATATTGTGAACAAATTTTCTCTGGATGCCCTTGGCATTTCTTTGATGCACCTTCTTAGTGGAATCAACCATATGACAACAACCATCCCAACAACACCAACAACTCCAATCGGTATCACTATGATTAAGACCAAAGTTGTTGTTTTGTGACCTTGATCTGTCTTCTTTTCAGGAGATCCAGAAGAACATGGCTTCAAACCAGCAATGTTGCCACACAAACCTTTGTTGTTTCTTAAGGATTCAAATGTAGCATTTTCAAATGCTTTGTTGTCTGGGAGCGTTCCTTCCAACTCATTATAGGATACATCAATGGAAACCAAACCTAAGCATTGAGCCATGCTTGATGGGATGGAGCCTGACAACTTATTGTGTGAAACATTCAGGCTTTGTAAGGATATTAATCCTCCAAACTGTTGTGGTAGCTTGCCGGTTAGCATGTTTTGACTGAGATCTAGAGTTTGTAGGAACTGCAAGCTTCCTATATCATAAGGAATCCTACCATCAAACATATTTTGACTGAAATTCAAGATAGTTAACTTTTGGCAACTTCTTAAGCCCTCTGGAATGAAACCAATAAACCTATTTGCAGCCAAGTTCAATTCTGTGAGCAAAGACAGTTCCCCAATTCCTAATGTTATGTTGCCGGACAAGTTGTTGCCATCCAACTTTAAAACACCCAAGGAATGTAGAGTACTAAAACTCTTTGGAATGTTACCAACAAGTCGATTGGAGGAGAGATCAAGAAATTCTAGATGGGATGCATTTGCAAGTTCAGGTGGgattttcccagaaattctaTTTCTAGAAATCTTCAAAGCTACGAGCTCTGAACAAAGACCCCAGTTTGAAGATAGTTGGCCATGGAAGTTATTCGAACTCAAATCAATGTAATTTAGGTTTGGATATATTCCAAAATCTTCGGATATGTCTCCGGAGAGTTTGTTATATTCAAGCCTAACTCTGTGAAGGGTTGTGCAGTTTTTTATGCCTTTGGGAATGTTTCCACTAAAGTTGTTGTACACTACTGAGAAATATGTTAGTGACTTCCCAAGGCATAAATTCTCTGGTAAAGGACCTGAGAAATGATTAGCACCTATTTGAAAAAGAATGAGTTTTGCACTAATATTATTTAGTTCGGAAGGAAGGCGACCACTAAGTTGATTGAAAAATATAGTAAACCAGTTTAATCTTGTCAAGTTTTTGATCGAAGTGGGTATTTGGCCAAACAAATAATTTACGGACAAATCTAAATCGACAAGGGAGGATAACAATCCAATTTCTTCGGGAATATGACCAACAAGTTTATTATAATAGAGAAAAATGGTTTCTAAATTTGTCAGACCTCCTAAAGAGATAGGAATTTGACCAGTTAGGTTATTAGAAAATAAGGACAAATACCTCAAATTCGACAAATTTCCAATGGTAGCAGGAATGCTACCAGAGAGCCCATTTTTATTGAGATCCAACATctttaaatttttcaaatttccaaTTGAAGTAGGGATTTGACCAATGAGATTATTAGAACTCATATCCAAACTAATAAGGGACGTCAATAAAccaatttcttgaggaatgCGACCTGAAAGTTAATTTGTATGGAGTTTATTAGTATCATTAAATTTTGCAAGTTCGCTAttgaaataggaatttcaccCGCTAGGTTGTTCGAGTTCAATTCCAAATTTACTAGCTAGCGAATTTAATTATCCAATCTCATGAGAAATTGGACTAGAAAACCAATTTCTATAGAGATGAATAGTTGTTAGATTATGAAAGTGGAGCATatctttaatgaaagaaatGCTACCATTGagagaatttttaaaaagatcaataattTGCAAATGGAATGTACAAGGACGAAAAATTCAAATCTTGAAGAGTACCTTTTAAACCGTAACCAGAAAGATTCATACTTGTAACACTCCCATCTCTATTACAAGTAACTCCAATCCATTTGCATGAATTATTACCAACCCACGATGAAAGCACTTTTTGGCTTTTGCTATCAAGACTGGACTTCCAAGTTAAAAGAGCACCTACTTCATTTCTTACTTGCAAATTATTTGCAGGCAAAAATGGATTTGTGTTTGTAGTATTGGGAataggggaagaagaagaagaaagatgaaggGATAGGAGGTGTTCAATAGTAAGCAGCAATAATAGTTTATATGCAAGCATTCTCATTGTGATACACGAGTAAGTGTGTTTACTAGGTGCATGCAGAAGGAACAAGGAAGCCAAGATATATAAATAGATAATCTGTAGTCGGGGATGAATACATATtgcataatattttatttaagtaaaatatttgacaaaaaatattagtctagataatatttttttaataagtttaaaaaaaaacagagatctaaatgatataataataaagtaaatttCAGTTGGCTAAATACTTTCATTGACTAATTGTCGGCCACTACGCCCATATTATCGGAATGATTAGCTAGCAGCATCCCAATGTATGATATTATGTTTGTCAGATTTACTGGgcaaattattatttgaacTATGATGTACACTATGGTGACAACCTGGGCATCAATCTCAAGTGTTATCCTTCACCAACCTTTCCTCTTTATTCAACTTAGCGCTTCCCGTGCTCACAGTAAACAAACCTTCCACACACTTAATGGCAACCCTTCATGAGTTCGCACCACCCACCCAAAACATGTTCTCCGGTTTTcaacattttccaaaaaaaaaaaaaatgtagttatttttattataatatgagttacaagttattataatgattattacggagtaataactattattgttttatattttaatttataagttAAATACCTTGTGTATTGATGATATCATTGTTACTTTTCATAAAGAATGTCTTAGTTTTgagttgaaaattttaatttgaaaaattatttttataataattaagtataatctgtcacttttttatttttattccctTTTAGATCTACGTGgagaaatttaaataaataaaatggtaacaataattaaggaaaaaaaaaaaagaagttagcGGCTGATTGGCTATCACCATCTCATGCTAGGAATGGAATGAAAGTCGTGAATCAATAATCTGTTATgatggccaaagaccttgtggtctagtacgtggcacccggtgtcccgaaaaacactctcacatggatgatggatgatgggagtgggttcgagtctcagtggaggcaactgttgactctttgtgctttagtaggttgataaagtagtatgaacagatactacattgtaacagagtcagtagcactaaaaaaaatataagggAAATGTTTTCTTAGCTCATCCTAGTATGATAATTTTGTCTTCACTAtacttttttattataatattattattattgtgtagggcTATATTATttgtctttatactcattattattccttacaattcaaaatccaaccaaacaatgaaatcaaaatttttagtaatttctttttcaccaaccaaacaatgtaattaatttgtccggtaatttatttttcatggaattgataccaaccaaacaatgtaattaatttttcaagtaatttatttttcatggaattttaattcaattcctactcaaatatttttttacgaAGATGAAGGAGGAGCTGAGGAGGGTGGTTTGGCAaacgttttttattttttatcttatttttttaaaggttaatttaaaaatttattacgtaatttttaaaataaaaattaaataaactagcCAGTCTTCAGTGATTTCGCCATAAATTTGGTCCAAAAAattttaacggcaggaccaaatgtatGTGATACagattgaatagtcatgcacctaatttgaaaatgttaatagtcaaagaccaaatgtgatacaaattgaatagtcatgcaactaattgaaaaattttaatagtcaaggaccaaatttgatacatatattaacttcatgcatatattatagttgagggactaaaaatgacattttctcattagaggatttttttttcttttgagtactattaactctattacaatgcagtatctgttcataagaGTGCAACTGAGTGCAATTAAACCACAAGGCTTTCACCATTACAggatataataataaagtaaattttATTAGTTTCTTTGACTAATTGCTGGCCACTACGCCCACAAAACCGGAATGATTAGCTAGTAGCATCTCAATGTATCATTTTAGGTTTGTTAGATTTATTGCATAGCTGTATGT
Coding sequences within it:
- the LOC116012873 gene encoding MDIS1-interacting receptor like kinase 2-like, which codes for MRMLAYKLLLLLTIEHLLSLHLSSSSSPIPNTTNTNPFLPANNLQVRNEVGALLTWKSSLDSKSQKVLSSWVGNNSCKWIGVTCNRDGSVTSMNLSGYGLKGRIPQEIGLLTSLISLDMSSNNLIGQIPTSIGNLKNLKMLDLNKNGLSGSIPATIGNLSNLRYLSLFSNNLTGQIPISLGGPLPENLCLGKSLTYFSVVYNNFSGNIPKGIKNCTTLHRVRLEYNKLSGDISEDFGIYPNLNYIDLSSNNFHGQLSSNWGLCSELVALKISRNRISGKIPPELANASHLEFLDLSSNRLVGNIPKSFSTLHSLGVLKLDGNNLSGNITLGIGELSLLTELNLAANRFIGFIPEGLRSCQKLTILNFSQNMFDGRIPYDIGSLQFLQTLDLSQNMLTGKLPQQFGGLISLQSLNVSHNKLSGSIPSSMAQCLGLVSIDVSYNELEGTLPDNKAFENATFESLRNNKGLCGNIAGLKPCSSGSPEKKTDQGHKTTTLVLIIVIPIGVVGVVGMVVVIWLIPLRRCIKEMPRASRENLFTILNFDGNIAYESIVEATDNFDSRYCIGVGGSGSVFRAELSNGEVFAVKKLNESIQGDESRDFKSFSNEIRTLSEVRHRNVVRLYGFCSHVRHSFLVYEYLKGGSLAQVLSHDEKSIELDWIKRVNVVKAVAKTLSYMHHGSFPTIVHRDISSKNILFDHEYEAHISDFGTARLLNSNSSNWTSFAGTFGYTAPEFAYTMEVNEKCDVFSFGVIALEVIMGRHPGDLVASISSSSLSETQNLVLKEVLDPRPSSPGKHEAEELVLIAKIAFSCLNFNPGSRPTMFQVSALLSKKMQPSDLFPYITLCQLFGLEFPTH